Genomic window (Mycosarcoma maydis chromosome 5, whole genome shotgun sequence):
ACTGCAGGGGGCAATGCCACTCTGGGCTCGTTCATGAGTAACCCACAGTACTCATTGGTGGTACCTGCTGGGCCGGGCGAAGTGCAACTGCAGGTGATGCTCGAGTCCTCGGACCGGCGGATCCCGGTCcaggtgctgctggcgtATCCGGGCGCTGGAACGGGACGTGTTACACACCTCACCGAGGGAGATGTAGTACTCAGCAGTGGAATGTACCACCACGGCTTGGCGCTTTGCTGCACGTCACGTCCAGGTGCTCCGGGCGCAGTGCTTCGGCCGGGCACCTATACACTGATCGCATCGACGTTCGAAGCTGGCATGCAAGACGACTTTGATCTGCGTGTTGAAAGCACTCGCCCGATCCAGTTGAAGTGGATCGCACAAGAGGGGGCTGGCATGTTTCACCGGCGTCTGGTGTCATCCTGGAAGCGCGGCTTGAATGCGTGTGGGTCTCGCGCAAACAAGGCGTATTTTGAGAATCCCGCCtggcgattcacgatcgacAGGCCGGGGCTGACCGACTTGGTCGCGAGGATCAAGGTCGAGGCGGTGCGCTCGACCGATCCGGTTCGACCGTATATCCAGCTTGCGCTATTTGTCCTTGATGAGGCGAGGTGCTGGGAACAGGTTGCGAGTAGTGGTGCGTATACGGATCTCGTATGTGGAGCAGCTATCGAGAAGGTCAGGCTGCAACAGGGATGTTACACGTTGGTTGCATCTACGCTTCAGCCTGATACCGAGGCTGAGTTCGGCGTGGATCTGTATACAGCCGTCAAGGTCGATATTGTTGGCGTGTGACATGCAATACAGACGTGACTATTCCAGGCTATGTAGAAGGCAGGCATGGTTCGCTGATGATGGGTGAATCGTAGGGTGGATCTACGGGGACTCTCGATTGTTGCTGGTAGGTAGGCGAGTCTgtgcatctcgaccgcATCTAGTTTCGACCGTGTATGCACCAGGTACGCTGTCAGTCAGCCAttcgagctcgtccaaTACGCCGAGATCTCTTATGTACACTTTGTCTTGCTGTGCACTATGGTGTTGTTCGGCGTGAGAGAAGATGATCCAGAACTTGCCCTGTTGGGGTTGTCTGTTGAAAAGGACGCTGGAAGGGTGGACGTGTAGTTGGTgtgccgaggtggacgTGTAGGACATGGTGGCAGCGTTGTATCTTGCTAGGTTTGCGTAGAGGCCTGTGCAGAGGCATTTTGTGATGGATTCTCGTGCTGTGGGGTGGTCTAAGACGGACGACGTAGGGTTCAACGTGATTCCGAGCGGATGCGAGGAAAAacggacgaggaagcgcgACAGTTGCGATCGGATGTTGAGTGCACGATGTAACACGGTGAATGCTAGCCTGTTTTTGGTGGCCCAtttcttgctgcttccgTTCTGCATGAAGCCAGTGAggatgttgagcagcgtgaGAAAGTCGCCTTCTTGTGCAGCAAAGTTTCGCACGCTCAGCTGCGTCTCGACAGAATCGCGTGCGAAGAATGGATCGGTGACAGTCAGCATGGCTAGGATCGAGAGCATTTCTTGAGCACATGCGAATTCCGGCTGCGCAGAAGCGATCAGTATACGCGCTAGATGTGGAGCCAGAGGTAGCTCGCCCATCCACGCTCCGACTATAGTGAGTCGAGCGTGGTCGTCCAGAGCTCTTAACGAGTGCAGACTGGATAGAGCGGATGCAAGCGACGTGACGCGCGGCGCAGGTGGCAGCCAGTCGAATTTGACCAGATCGTCGATCCCCAACGAtttcaacagcagcacagtcGCCGAAAGATCGACTCGATACAACTCTGGTAGCGTCGTTTCGCGCATCGACGTGAGGAAGTACTCCTCAGTGTACAGTCTAAAACACTTGCCTGCGGCTGTCcgaccagctcgaccgGCGCGTTGCGTCGCACTCGCTCGACTGATCGGTTCGAGCCATAAAGAGTCCACACAAGACCCATGCGAGCCCGCGCTCCGGACCTTGACAAGCCCACAGTCAACGACGTAGACGATACCGTCGAGTGTGATACTAGCTTCGGCGATGTTGGTCGCAATCACCACTTTGCGCGTCGTGTGAGGCGACAGAGGGCGTGCAAAGATGGCGTTTTGTTCGTCCATGGAGAGCCCTGCGTGCAGCGCAAGTAAATTCATCTTGAGAGCCGAAGGTGGCAGATCGAGTTGTCGGTCGGAAAGGTGTTGGAGTGCCAAGTCGATCTCGTGTCTTGCCGTGACGAAGGCTAGGATGTCACCTTGCGGTTCGGCCAGGTGGATTCGCCATATTGTTTCGATCGTTTCCAGCATCCAATCATCGCAAGGTTGCTTCAGATAGGCTATCTCGACCGGAAATGTGCTGGCTCCATCCAGCTGCAACACGGCCACTTTTTCTTCCGGTTCGTCTCCAGCGCTACCGCTTCCGCCAATGTCATGCTCGAAAAAACGCTTgaaagcgagcgcatcgattGTTGCACTACTCACTACCACCCTCAACTCACGCCTCTTTCGCAAAATTTTCTTCAAGACGCCCAGCAACAAATCGCTCTGCACTTGCCTCTCATGTGCTTCGTCCACGATTATCACGCTGTACCTCGTCAAAAGCGGGTCTCGTATACACTCTCGAAGCAGTGCACCTGCTGTCATGTACTTGATCCTAGTTTCGGCAGACGAGTTATCTTCGAATCGGATCGTATAGCCGACCGTGGTGCCTAGGCGTGTGTTGAGTTCGGACGAGACACGTgaagcgatgctgatggCTGAGAGTCGACGAGGTTGTGTGCAGGCGATAATGCCAGAGGTGGATGTGTAGCCGGCATGATAAAGGATCTGGGGTAGTTGGGTGGTTTTCCCGGAGCCGGTGGCCGCGACGACGATAAGGATCTGGTGGGTTTCTAGTGCGTATAAGATAGATAGTCGCGCAGAGTGGATCGGCAGCGAAGACGAATGCGAAGAGGGCGACGAGGTGACGAGTAGCGACGAGGATTCGGACGATCGGTCCAGCGAGCTACCAGGACGTGCTGAGCCGGGTTTCCAGAAGACCGG
Coding sequences:
- a CDS encoding uncharacterized protein (related to PRP43 - spliceosomal RNA helicase (DEAH-box family)) produces the protein MSATAPKPVFWKPGSARPGSSLDRSSESSSLLVTSSPSSHSSSLPIHSARLSILYALETHQILIVVAATGSGKTTQLPQILYHAGYTSTSGIIACTQPRRLSAISIASRVSSELNTRLGTTVGYTIRFEDNSSAETRIKYMTAGALLRECIRDPLLTRYSVIIVDEAHERQVQSDLLLGVLKKILRKRRELRVVVSSATIDALAFKRFFEHDIGGSGSAGDEPEEKVAVLQLDGASTFPVEIAYLKQPCDDWMLETIETIWRIHLAEPQGDILAFVTARHEIDLALQHLSDRQLDLPPSALKMNLLALHAGLSMDEQNAIFARPLSPHTTRKVVIATNIAEASITLDGIVYVVDCGLVKVRSAGSHGSCVDSLWLEPISRASATQRAGRAGRTAAGKCFRLYTEEYFLTSMRETTLPELYRVDLSATVLLLKSLGIDDLVKFDWLPPAPRVTSLASALSSLHSLRALDDHARLTIVGAWMGELPLAPHLARILIASAQPEFACAQEMLSILAMLTVTDPFFARDSVETQLSVRNFAAQEGDFLTLLNILTGFMQNGSSKKWATKNRLAFTVLHRALNIRSQLSRFLVRFSSHPLGITLNPTSSVLDHPTARESITKCLCTGLYANLARYNAATMSYTSTSAHQLHVHPSSVLFNRQPQQGKFWIIFSHAEQHHSAQQDKVYIRDLGVLDELEWLTDSVPGAYTVETRCGRDAQTRLPTSNNRESP